In Chryseobacterium turcicum, a single window of DNA contains:
- a CDS encoding helicase-related protein, translating into MNRSFNTADFNEDISILEGSKDEIILFENRSDTLSFLELLKLNNQSNDRTLITLNYIVNAKKFLNRYQNFEGKIFLCLNGGRTGDAATKKMLTEFKNKNIKDIRPRYQISENENNNLTEYLQKKLHIQNKNLNLVEPKILINENDSTQSDQISDTQHLGSESSGRNFGELGENIQSEQNGDYSGRQRMGSNDAGNGSAGSERNNLGNHGEQRRGSDDGTQPQDDEKNEGREHSLGGIVSDRREGGRPVSDVENLIEQYKGQKLTNEQVAEVVSSACFVSDNHKINLKENLQITDDLKEICSQFQSGGTAKEGRGILDEYYTHSKIVNAVRNLIKDQFKNKTEISVLEPSVGTGNFLYAAKDLGIKTAITGFEINETTAKIAKILHPEANVNLRSFETEFIDDKGNKKESENFSEKYDLVIGNPPYGEHRGLYKGLGEEPKISKYEDYFTKRSLDSLKPNGILAMVLPSGWLNRQNNLSNAHILEGFRLPTGTFAETQIGTDIIILKKDSQKIPTDISEYFEINPDRILGETKEKTNRFGRLEEYVYGSLEEALFKIEQFKNRKETQRIGNLFEDLFLDDSEIKVENKESRQKEITAITESSVKLVSKNATKWNVTEVQEKISEVLSKLDDIKFKSPAVIKEIDKYMKLQSQIIDEPKKFNKKSIEEIHQKADKIIQSQNGKKNTEYKFQTKPEIKKGILKYQFSKADEIVEASLQNNSDITEEQIAAFKATSYDGIIKNYSRHFEFVNYYNGEYVHDFYYVEGNIYEKLNQLEKDFIEDWGIGSLEKKYYKKQKALLENVLPKPKSLDEIFISPNHEFVHKFDLGTIEKLRYNSASRATELVTENYNLAENFKDFAGNLPSEAFAGSSAWEVKSFVDNETVTGSDKERNALVRERRKAAANDLFYKFLREELSDEIRDRFVKEFNRNYNNIHVPDYSKFPLFSKIHLNFKGKELRLTEVQKAGIGRQTTKGVGLLAHEVGFGKTLSGILSMHEAMGRGNIRRPLIVVPNDSILKQWVETIFEIIPNAKVNVLGNLGIDYDLSKFDNKDGEITIVTYEGFNNIGFSNEITESLCSKFNYISASELKSITNTERDIQIELQKEKEIEGKMKRGKIYDWEDFGFDHLTYDEVHNANHIVGKVKIEDRRFASDFRGQNQQTSKLGINTWMACQYIQDKNDGRNVTLLSATPFTNKPLEYYSILSLIANKRLEESGYFNVNTFFETFMEADNDMEIDAKGDVKFKANVRRFKNNSLFQQLLSEFIDIKGEEDNPELIRPSKINKEYKIEQNDLTKEQYDLLNENFNETEKGAILTHILNARLIAISPYLSPYYEDEEPTLKEFIENSPKLKQTMDLIAQNKKDIPESGQIIYSELAVAQFSKLKEYLITEIGYKPEEIGVITGAINKNQRINIQNDFNEGKIKVVIGSEAIQEGMNLQENTTDVYFLSLPYNFTSLRQVEGRAHRQGNKNENVRINFMLTNDSIDVFMLQKLQAKQARYLEAMKKGADVLDISDISTQELKTSIITNPETRANIEIELMKKRIESEKNKQLADSAFVLRKYEDFIKVKELVTKAEHSYNRIEGYSKNGDGDSDYWKNQLPSYQKTIALHKAQVQEVIDNLAQKGINVTQIEFQTKTTEDKIAELDKQLEDLPEVKNNLTIQYIIEKKQQLKINEHWDYIKERAIENVQFLKINNMSLEIPDQKKVNDIPRQDQNLGLSRKR; encoded by the coding sequence GTGAATAGATCATTCAATACTGCCGATTTCAATGAAGATATTTCTATACTTGAAGGAAGTAAAGATGAAATCATTTTATTTGAAAATAGGAGCGATACGCTTTCATTTCTGGAGCTTTTGAAATTAAACAATCAAAGCAATGACAGAACCCTTATTACTTTAAATTATATTGTAAATGCGAAGAAATTTCTAAATAGGTATCAGAATTTTGAGGGTAAGATATTTCTTTGCCTTAACGGAGGCAGAACAGGAGATGCAGCAACCAAAAAAATGCTTACGGAATTTAAAAACAAAAATATCAAAGACATTCGTCCACGATATCAAATTTCTGAAAATGAGAATAATAACCTGACTGAGTATCTGCAAAAAAAATTACACATCCAAAATAAAAATCTTAATTTAGTTGAACCAAAAATTCTAATCAATGAAAACGACAGCACTCAATCCGACCAAATTTCCGACACTCAGCACTTGGGATCCGAGTCTTCTGGAAGAAATTTTGGAGAACTTGGCGAAAACATCCAATCCGAGCAAAACGGAGATTACTCCGGCAGACAAAGAATGGGCAGCAACGATGCTGGAAATGGATCTGCAGGCTCAGAGCGGAACAATTTGGGAAACCACGGAGAACAAAGAAGAGGATCCGATGACGGAACACAACCGCAAGATGATGAAAAAAATGAGGGAAGAGAACATTCCTTGGGCGGAATCGTATCCGATAGAAGAGAAGGAGGAAGACCAGTTTCCGATGTAGAAAACCTTATAGAACAATATAAAGGTCAAAAACTGACCAATGAGCAAGTTGCAGAAGTGGTTTCTTCAGCTTGTTTTGTTTCTGACAATCACAAAATCAATCTGAAAGAAAACCTTCAAATTACTGATGATCTAAAAGAAATTTGCAGCCAATTCCAAAGTGGCGGAACAGCAAAAGAGGGGAGAGGAATTTTAGATGAATATTACACACATTCTAAAATCGTTAATGCTGTTCGCAATTTAATTAAAGACCAATTTAAAAATAAAACTGAAATTTCAGTTTTAGAACCAAGTGTTGGAACGGGAAATTTTCTTTACGCTGCGAAAGATTTAGGAATAAAAACTGCTATTACTGGTTTTGAAATCAATGAAACTACCGCAAAAATTGCAAAAATACTTCATCCTGAAGCGAATGTTAACCTTCGTTCTTTTGAAACTGAATTCATCGATGATAAAGGAAACAAAAAGGAATCTGAAAACTTTTCTGAAAAATATGATCTGGTTATTGGTAATCCACCTTATGGTGAACATCGTGGATTGTATAAAGGTTTGGGCGAAGAACCGAAAATTTCTAAATACGAAGATTATTTTACTAAACGGTCTTTGGACTCATTAAAGCCAAACGGAATTTTAGCAATGGTGCTTCCATCAGGTTGGTTAAACCGACAAAATAATTTGTCAAACGCCCATATTTTGGAGGGCTTTAGGCTGCCAACTGGTACTTTTGCAGAAACGCAAATCGGAACGGATATTATCATTTTAAAAAAGGATTCTCAAAAAATACCTACCGACATTTCCGAATATTTTGAAATTAATCCGGATAGAATCTTAGGTGAAACCAAAGAAAAAACCAACCGTTTCGGTCGTTTGGAAGAATACGTATACGGAAGCTTAGAGGAAGCCTTATTTAAAATTGAACAGTTTAAAAACAGGAAAGAAACTCAGCGAATCGGAAATCTTTTTGAAGATCTATTTTTAGATGATTCTGAAATTAAGGTTGAAAATAAAGAATCCAGACAAAAAGAAATTACTGCAATAACCGAAAGTTCGGTAAAGCTTGTGAGTAAAAATGCAACTAAATGGAATGTAACCGAGGTTCAAGAGAAAATTAGTGAAGTTCTTTCCAAATTAGATGATATCAAATTCAAATCTCCTGCAGTTATAAAAGAAATCGATAAATACATGAAACTTCAATCCCAAATTATTGATGAACCTAAAAAATTCAATAAAAAAAGCATTGAGGAAATTCATCAGAAAGCGGATAAGATCATCCAATCTCAAAACGGAAAAAAAAATACGGAATATAAATTCCAGACAAAACCGGAAATCAAGAAAGGTATTTTAAAATATCAATTTTCCAAAGCTGATGAAATTGTTGAAGCTTCTCTGCAAAATAATTCTGACATTACTGAAGAACAAATTGCAGCGTTTAAAGCCACCTCCTATGATGGAATTATAAAAAATTATTCAAGACATTTTGAATTCGTTAATTATTATAATGGAGAATATGTTCACGATTTTTATTATGTCGAAGGAAATATTTATGAAAAGTTAAATCAATTAGAAAAAGATTTTATTGAAGATTGGGGAATAGGTAGTCTTGAAAAGAAATATTATAAAAAGCAAAAAGCACTCTTAGAAAATGTTTTGCCAAAGCCCAAATCACTTGATGAGATTTTCATCAGTCCTAACCACGAATTTGTCCACAAATTTGATTTGGGAACTATTGAGAAGCTAAGATACAATTCCGCTTCAAGAGCTACAGAACTTGTAACAGAAAATTATAATCTTGCAGAAAATTTCAAGGATTTTGCTGGCAATTTACCGAGTGAAGCTTTTGCAGGTTCTTCTGCTTGGGAAGTCAAAAGTTTCGTAGATAACGAAACGGTCACGGGAAGTGATAAAGAAAGAAATGCTTTAGTCAGAGAAAGAAGAAAAGCAGCTGCCAATGATTTGTTTTATAAATTTCTGAGAGAAGAATTGTCCGATGAAATAAGAGATCGATTTGTAAAAGAATTCAACAGGAATTATAACAACATTCACGTCCCTGATTATTCTAAATTTCCTTTGTTTTCTAAAATTCATCTAAATTTCAAAGGCAAAGAACTTAGATTGACCGAAGTTCAGAAAGCAGGAATTGGAAGACAAACCACAAAAGGTGTTGGTTTGCTGGCGCACGAAGTTGGTTTTGGGAAAACATTGTCGGGAATCTTATCAATGCACGAAGCAATGGGGAGAGGAAATATAAGAAGACCACTCATCGTAGTTCCAAATGACAGTATTTTGAAGCAATGGGTAGAAACGATTTTTGAAATCATTCCCAATGCTAAAGTCAATGTGCTCGGAAATCTTGGCATAGACTATGACCTTTCAAAATTTGATAATAAGGACGGAGAAATTACCATCGTTACTTATGAAGGTTTTAATAACATTGGATTTTCTAATGAGATCACCGAAAGCTTATGTTCAAAATTCAATTATATCTCTGCAAGTGAGTTGAAAAGTATTACCAATACAGAAAGGGATATTCAAATTGAGCTGCAGAAAGAAAAAGAGATTGAAGGTAAGATGAAACGTGGGAAAATCTACGACTGGGAAGATTTTGGGTTTGACCATTTGACCTATGACGAAGTTCATAACGCCAATCATATCGTTGGAAAAGTAAAGATTGAAGACCGACGATTTGCTTCTGATTTTAGAGGTCAGAACCAGCAGACCTCCAAACTGGGGATTAATACTTGGATGGCATGTCAATATATACAGGATAAAAACGACGGAAGAAATGTTACCTTATTATCTGCAACACCTTTCACCAATAAACCATTAGAATATTATTCCATCTTATCACTGATCGCAAATAAACGATTGGAGGAATCAGGTTACTTCAATGTCAATACCTTCTTTGAAACCTTTATGGAAGCGGATAATGATATGGAGATCGATGCAAAAGGCGATGTGAAATTCAAAGCCAACGTTAGAAGATTTAAAAATAATTCTCTCTTTCAACAGCTCTTATCTGAATTTATTGACATCAAAGGAGAAGAAGATAATCCGGAATTGATCCGTCCTAGTAAGATCAATAAAGAATATAAAATTGAGCAGAACGATCTGACGAAAGAACAATACGATCTACTTAATGAAAATTTCAATGAAACTGAAAAAGGGGCAATTCTTACACATATTCTCAATGCCCGTCTCATCGCCATTTCACCTTATCTCTCGCCTTATTATGAAGATGAAGAACCAACCTTAAAAGAATTTATTGAAAATTCTCCGAAGTTGAAACAAACGATGGATTTAATCGCTCAGAATAAAAAGGACATTCCGGAATCGGGACAAATTATATATTCTGAATTAGCTGTTGCTCAATTTTCAAAGCTGAAAGAATATCTCATTACTGAAATTGGTTACAAACCGGAAGAAATTGGAGTTATTACAGGGGCAATCAATAAAAATCAAAGAATAAATATCCAAAATGATTTTAATGAGGGAAAAATAAAAGTTGTTATTGGAAGTGAGGCGATTCAAGAAGGAATGAATCTTCAGGAAAATACCACGGATGTGTATTTTCTTTCTTTGCCTTACAATTTTACTTCCCTGCGACAAGTGGAAGGACGAGCACACAGACAAGGAAATAAAAACGAAAATGTAAGAATAAATTTTATGCTGACCAATGACAGTATTGATGTTTTTATGCTTCAAAAGTTGCAAGCTAAGCAGGCAAGATATTTGGAAGCGATGAAAAAAGGCGCAGATGTTTTGGATATTTCAGACATCAGTACACAGGAATTGAAAACTTCCATCATAACAAATCCTGAAACCAGGGCAAATATTGAAATTGAATTGATGAAAAAAAGGATTGAAAGTGAGAAAAATAAACAACTCGCAGATAGTGCATTTGTTTTGAGAAAGTATGAAGATTTCATAAAAGTGAAAGAATTGGTTACAAAAGCTGAACATTCTTATAACAGGATTGAAGGTTATTCAAAAAATGGAGATGGAGATTCTGACTACTGGAAAAATCAGCTCCCTTCTTATCAGAAAACAATAGCCCTGCATAAAGCTCAAGTTCAAGAAGTAATTGATAATTTGGCTCAAAAAGGAATAAATGTTACTCAAATTGAATTTCAAACCAAAACTACCGAAGATAAAATTGCGGAACTGGATAAGCAACTTGAAGATCTTCCGGAGGTTAAGAATAATCTTACAATTCAATATATTATTGAAAAAAAGCAACAACTGAAGATTAATGAACATTGGGATTACATAAAAGAAAGAGCTATTGAGAATGTTCAGTTTTTAAAAATAAATAATATGAGCTTGGAGATTCCAGATCAAAAAAAAGTTAATGATATTCCAAGGCAAGATCAAAATTTGGGACTTTCTAGAAAACGATAA
- a CDS encoding M23 family metallopeptidase → MKKSKIILLGFILMSGFSFAQFNTLIPTLPKKSENLKIAEKSDQEDPAKQKKDKKFWKQILNITTKSALKQEIDSLKMLIKEYGSVKDERINDIEKLKTSLTQLTQNQLEKKRETLKKQNAVRTYDFADEPTEYFSKIVMPLKNKLTVTSSYGTRTHPIFGSKKMHNGIDLKASYENVYSVIDGIVTATGWDPKGGGNFIKVKHFNRFETTYMHLSEIYYKIGDRVKAGFIIGKSGNTGNSTGPHLHFSVKEFGQNINPSQFLNDLIKVNNLIANHYEH, encoded by the coding sequence ATGAAAAAATCAAAAATAATATTGTTGGGTTTCATACTAATGAGCGGGTTTTCCTTTGCCCAGTTCAATACGTTGATACCAACATTACCAAAGAAATCTGAAAATCTAAAAATTGCTGAAAAATCTGATCAAGAAGACCCGGCGAAACAAAAAAAAGATAAAAAATTTTGGAAACAAATTTTAAACATCACAACAAAATCAGCTTTAAAGCAAGAAATAGATTCCTTGAAAATGCTGATTAAAGAATATGGAAGTGTAAAGGATGAAAGGATAAATGACATTGAAAAACTGAAAACTTCTTTAACGCAGCTCACTCAGAATCAGCTCGAAAAGAAAAGAGAAACATTAAAAAAACAGAATGCAGTTAGGACTTATGATTTTGCAGATGAACCAACAGAATATTTTTCAAAAATTGTAATGCCACTTAAAAATAAATTAACAGTGACATCATCTTATGGAACCAGAACGCATCCCATTTTCGGAAGCAAAAAAATGCACAACGGGATCGACCTAAAAGCCAGCTATGAAAATGTTTATTCCGTAATAGATGGTATTGTAACTGCAACAGGTTGGGATCCTAAAGGCGGCGGAAATTTCATCAAAGTAAAACATTTCAATCGTTTTGAAACGACCTATATGCACTTATCCGAGATCTATTATAAGATTGGAGATAGAGTAAAAGCAGGATTTATTATTGGTAAAAGTGGAAATACCGGAAACTCCACGGGACCACATTTGCATTTTTCGGTGAAGGAATTTGGACAAAATATCAATCCTTCTCAATTTTTAAACGACCTCATAAAAGTAAACAATTTAATAGCAAACCATTATGAACACTAA
- a CDS encoding tRNA (adenine-N(6)-)-methyltransferase, translating to MKSNEILYSKGNNDECHTPDYAVIPIIEYIPKNAIIWCPFDTQNSRFVKEISKTNKVEFSHIDNGKDFYRYEPENWDIIISNPPYTNKRKVFERCMAFNKPFALLMSNTWLNDAAPKQLFMQKELQLLMFDKRVRFNCRGIVNNKITFSSSYYCWNFLPKQIIMHTINTTKAIPKD from the coding sequence ATGAAGAGTAATGAAATTTTATATTCAAAGGGAAATAATGACGAATGCCATACTCCAGACTATGCAGTTATTCCAATCATAGAATATATACCCAAAAATGCCATTATCTGGTGCCCCTTTGATACACAAAATAGCAGATTTGTAAAAGAGATTTCTAAAACAAACAAAGTTGAGTTTTCACATATCGATAATGGTAAGGATTTTTATAGATATGAACCAGAAAACTGGGACATTATCATATCAAACCCGCCCTATACTAATAAAAGAAAAGTTTTTGAAAGATGTATGGCTTTCAATAAACCTTTTGCATTGCTAATGTCAAATACTTGGTTAAATGATGCTGCTCCAAAACAACTTTTTATGCAAAAAGAGTTACAATTACTAATGTTTGATAAAAGAGTCAGATTCAACTGTCGAGGAATAGTAAACAATAAAATCACGTTTAGCAGCAGTTATTATTGTTGGAATTTTTTACCGAAGCAAATAATAATGCATACGATTAATACAACAAAAGCCATCCCTAAAGATTAG